A window of the Bacteroides thetaiotaomicron VPI-5482 genome harbors these coding sequences:
- a CDS encoding TonB-dependent receptor → MKEIIKHKFPYLLFFLLLFSSFASAYGQERMITLNLSKVPLNTALKEIEKQTSMSVVYNTNDVDINRVISIKVSKESLTNVMGQLFKGTNISYSIVDKHIVLSTKKEVEQQKKTPIVATGTVTDAQGEPLIGVSILVKGTATGAITDMDGNFKIQAAKGDVLEISYIGYASQSITLANAQPLKVTMGEDTQTLDEVVVTALGIKREQKALSYNVQKVNNDALTSVKDANFVNSLNGKVAGVNIQRSASGVGGSTRVTMRGNKSISGDNNVLYVVDGVPIGNQADRTGDGTGFGSGRTSGEGIANFNPDDIESVSVLTGPSAAALYGASAANGVILINTKKGEAGKMRIDVSSSVEFMTPLTMPKFQNRYGISGNYYSWGDKLENQSSYDPKDFFELGATFNNSFNLSTGNDKNQTYFSIAAVNSDGIVPNNKYHRYNVTLRNTAKFLNDKLTLDASASYIREYYNNMISYGTYFNPIVGAYLYPRGEDFEKEKYFERYNSELGYSQQQWSPGDFGMDIQNPYWIAYRNIRPEVKDRYMLYASLKYDITNYLNVAGRVRLDNTYTEKEDKRYASTINTYASTNGRYTYSNETFRQKYADIMVNFDKQFAEIYHATINAGTSFEEYDTKGRGYGGQLLLVPNKFVYSNIDPTQSTASQTGGDSRRRNFAVFASAELSWNSALYLTLTGRADKPSQLVNSDDPWIFYPSVGLSAIVTELLPNNIKEKLEPTLGFLKVRASYTEVGSPIPYTGLTPGTLTHELEGGTFKPFKYYPISNLKAERTRSYEVGLDSKWFNNTITFGVTYYHSNTYNQLLKATLGSNFEYMFVQAGNVQNRGLELSLGFDKKFGDFNYNTTFTATTNKNKIIQLARDVLNPVTNTLIDLTDIQVGRFRLREGGEIGTVYANEWLKRDGDNYIDYQPGQALTTETTSPYKLGSVNPKWNLGWQHGFSYKGFNLNLLFTARIGGIAISKTQAMLDRYGVSEASADARDAGGVSLGYFKVDPKTYYDAVSNLDAYYTYSATNVRLQEARLTYTFPNKWFKGTVNNLSLSVYGTNLWMIYNKAPYDPELTASTGTFGQGYDYFMLPSQSTYGLSLKFGF, encoded by the coding sequence ATGAAAGAAATTATAAAACACAAGTTTCCATACTTGTTATTTTTCCTTTTATTGTTTTCGAGTTTTGCCTCAGCTTATGGGCAGGAACGAATGATTACCCTTAATCTATCGAAGGTACCTCTAAATACTGCATTGAAAGAGATAGAGAAACAAACTTCAATGTCAGTAGTATACAACACAAATGACGTCGATATTAATCGTGTCATATCTATTAAAGTTTCTAAAGAGTCGCTGACTAACGTTATGGGTCAGCTGTTTAAAGGAACAAATATCAGTTATTCAATAGTCGATAAGCATATTGTACTTTCTACTAAGAAAGAAGTAGAACAACAGAAAAAAACACCAATCGTTGCAACGGGAACAGTAACAGATGCACAAGGTGAACCTTTAATTGGAGTTAGCATTCTGGTGAAAGGAACAGCTACTGGTGCGATTACTGATATGGATGGAAATTTCAAAATACAAGCTGCCAAAGGTGATGTGTTAGAAATCTCCTATATCGGTTATGCCTCCCAATCAATCACGCTTGCCAACGCCCAACCCCTAAAAGTCACAATGGGTGAAGACACGCAAACCTTGGACGAAGTAGTAGTTACTGCTTTGGGTATCAAACGTGAACAAAAAGCGTTGAGTTATAATGTGCAGAAAGTTAACAATGATGCTTTAACTTCCGTAAAGGATGCTAACTTCGTCAATAGTCTAAACGGAAAAGTGGCTGGTGTGAATATACAACGCAGTGCTTCCGGTGTAGGAGGTAGTACTCGTGTTACAATGCGTGGTAACAAATCTATTAGCGGAGATAACAATGTTCTATATGTAGTTGATGGTGTACCAATTGGTAATCAAGCTGACAGAACTGGCGACGGAACAGGATTCGGAAGCGGCAGAACTTCAGGTGAAGGTATCGCCAATTTCAATCCGGATGATATTGAAAGTGTGTCAGTATTGACTGGACCGTCTGCTGCAGCATTGTATGGAGCAAGTGCAGCAAATGGAGTAATCTTAATCAATACGAAGAAAGGCGAAGCTGGAAAAATGCGTATAGATGTATCTTCTTCAGTAGAGTTTATGACACCGCTCACAATGCCTAAATTCCAAAATAGATATGGAATATCAGGAAACTATTATTCGTGGGGAGATAAACTGGAAAATCAATCATCGTATGATCCTAAAGACTTCTTTGAATTAGGGGCAACCTTTAATAATTCATTTAATCTTTCAACCGGAAACGATAAGAATCAGACTTATTTTTCGATTGCTGCTGTAAATTCTGATGGTATTGTCCCCAATAACAAGTACCACCGTTACAATGTGACATTGAGAAATACTGCTAAATTCTTGAATGATAAGTTGACATTAGATGCATCTGCAAGTTATATACGTGAGTATTATAACAATATGATTTCTTATGGAACTTATTTTAATCCAATTGTTGGCGCATACTTATATCCGCGCGGTGAAGATTTTGAGAAAGAGAAGTATTTTGAACGCTATAATAGTGAACTCGGATATTCTCAACAGCAATGGAGTCCCGGAGATTTTGGCATGGATATACAAAATCCATATTGGATTGCCTATCGTAACATTCGTCCGGAAGTAAAAGACCGTTATATGTTATATGCCTCTTTAAAGTACGATATTACCAACTATTTGAATGTGGCAGGTCGTGTACGTTTAGATAATACCTATACTGAAAAGGAAGATAAACGTTATGCATCTACCATAAACACATATGCTAGTACAAACGGACGCTATACATACTCTAACGAGACGTTTCGACAGAAATATGCAGATATAATGGTAAACTTCGATAAACAGTTTGCTGAAATCTATCATGCTACGATCAATGCAGGAACTTCTTTCGAAGAATATGATACAAAAGGACGTGGATATGGAGGGCAGTTGCTATTAGTACCGAATAAATTTGTATATAGTAATATAGACCCGACGCAGAGCACCGCAAGTCAAACTGGTGGAGACAGCCGCAGGAGAAATTTTGCTGTATTTGCTTCTGCTGAGTTATCATGGAATTCGGCCTTATACCTAACCTTGACAGGGAGAGCCGATAAGCCTTCTCAATTGGTAAACAGTGATGATCCGTGGATTTTCTATCCTTCGGTTGGTTTGTCTGCCATCGTTACTGAACTGTTACCCAATAATATTAAAGAGAAATTAGAGCCAACTTTAGGTTTCCTGAAAGTCAGAGCTTCCTATACAGAGGTAGGTTCGCCGATCCCCTATACAGGGTTAACTCCTGGAACTCTCACTCACGAACTTGAAGGAGGAACCTTTAAACCTTTTAAATATTATCCGATTTCCAATCTGAAAGCTGAAAGAACTCGTTCTTATGAAGTAGGTCTTGATTCCAAATGGTTTAATAATACAATAACTTTCGGAGTTACGTATTATCATTCAAATACATATAATCAGTTACTGAAAGCTACATTGGGTAGTAATTTTGAATATATGTTTGTACAAGCCGGTAATGTTCAGAATAGAGGACTTGAATTAAGTTTAGGATTTGACAAGAAATTTGGTGATTTTAATTATAATACAACGTTCACTGCGACGACAAATAAAAATAAAATAATCCAATTGGCACGTGATGTCTTGAATCCGGTAACAAATACCTTGATAGATTTAACGGATATTCAGGTTGGGCGTTTCCGTTTGAGAGAAGGAGGAGAAATTGGTACTGTATATGCAAATGAATGGCTAAAAAGAGATGGTGATAATTATATAGACTATCAGCCAGGTCAGGCATTAACTACAGAAACCACCTCACCCTACAAGCTAGGTAGCGTGAACCCTAAATGGAATTTGGGATGGCAGCATGGATTTAGTTACAAAGGATTTAATCTTAACTTGTTGTTCACAGCTCGTATTGGAGGAATCGCAATATCTAAAACACAAGCTATGTTAGACAGATATGGAGTATCTGAAGCATCAGCAGATGCACGTGATGCAGGTGGTGTATCATTAGGATATTTCAAAGTTGATCCAAAAACTTATTATGATGCAGTTTCTAATTTGGATGCCTACTATACATACTCAGCAACTAATGTGAGATTGCAGGAAGCCAGACTGACTTATACTTTCCCCAATAAATGGTTTAAAGGAACTGTTAATAATTTGAGCTTGTCAGTATACGGTACTAATTTATGGATGATATACAATAAGGCCCCTTATGATCCTGAACTAACAGCTTCCACTGGTACTTTTGGTCAAGGATACGATTACTTTATGTTACCCAGCCAGTCTACTTATGGATTGAGTTTGAAATTTGGATTCTAA
- a CDS encoding SusD/RagB family nutrient-binding outer membrane lipoprotein: MKKYIILLLALCSMSACDYEAVNTNPYGVSDGELGPLKYGARFMNMQQRVIPIGSPSLTTGPGNDLQNTDLISSGNYIGYFGNNNNWGFNNEANWNFTDSRMNYAYQNFYSQIFLPWNEIYEIAKDSDSPSEQAILEIANIVRNIAWLRATDVFGPIAYNSAGDGSIAPKFDSQEVVYRSMLADLSKSVELLNTISYSVMAQYDLIYNGNVQNWVKLANSLMLRIAVRVHFIDETLAKEYITKALDPKNGGVIEDISSEAKIKSSDKMPLLNSMLASVNEYNETRMGATIWGYLDGYKDPRLSAYFTEGTYGSGSWAQTGYFPVAPTNSKSKSETSYSAKFASRPKVDSNSPLYWFRASETYFLKAEAALYNLIGGDPKTFYEQGINISFQEQGVSGVATYLSGTGKPTGLTGSNYKYGTYNHDLSIGNTSPKWDDYTGNLSKQEEQLQKIITQKYLALYPNAVEAWTEYRRTGFPYLMKPMDEAAPGRIGASIEDCRVPERFRFAPTAYNSNPNMAEIPTLLGGGDIGATKLWWVRSNRPKQPNQ, encoded by the coding sequence ATGAAAAAATATATAATTCTGCTTTTGGCACTTTGTTCTATGTCAGCTTGTGATTATGAAGCTGTCAATACCAATCCTTACGGTGTCTCCGATGGGGAATTAGGTCCTCTTAAATATGGTGCCCGTTTCATGAATATGCAGCAAAGAGTGATCCCTATAGGTTCACCTAGTTTGACAACTGGACCTGGAAATGATTTACAAAATACTGATTTGATATCTTCCGGTAACTATATTGGTTATTTTGGCAATAATAATAATTGGGGATTTAATAATGAGGCTAATTGGAATTTTACAGATAGTAGAATGAATTATGCATATCAGAACTTTTACTCGCAAATCTTTTTGCCCTGGAATGAAATATATGAAATCGCTAAAGATTCGGATTCCCCATCAGAACAAGCTATATTGGAGATTGCTAATATTGTCAGAAATATAGCATGGTTGCGAGCTACAGACGTTTTCGGTCCTATTGCTTATAACTCAGCAGGTGATGGAAGTATTGCGCCAAAATTCGACAGCCAGGAAGTTGTTTACAGAAGCATGCTGGCTGATCTGTCAAAATCAGTAGAATTGCTGAATACAATATCTTATAGTGTGATGGCTCAGTACGATTTGATATACAATGGCAATGTTCAAAACTGGGTAAAACTGGCTAACTCATTAATGTTGAGAATAGCTGTCAGAGTACATTTTATAGATGAGACTTTGGCTAAAGAATATATTACGAAAGCATTAGATCCTAAAAATGGCGGTGTTATTGAAGATATTTCAAGTGAAGCAAAGATCAAAAGTTCTGATAAAATGCCATTGCTGAATTCAATGTTAGCATCTGTCAATGAATATAACGAAACAAGAATGGGCGCCACTATTTGGGGATATTTGGATGGATATAAAGACCCTAGGTTAAGTGCATATTTTACTGAAGGAACATATGGTTCTGGCAGTTGGGCGCAAACAGGTTATTTTCCGGTTGCACCGACGAATAGTAAATCTAAATCGGAAACCTCATATTCTGCAAAATTTGCATCGCGTCCGAAAGTAGATTCCAATTCTCCTTTATATTGGTTCAGAGCATCCGAAACTTATTTTCTGAAAGCAGAAGCTGCTCTATACAATTTGATAGGTGGTGACCCCAAAACGTTCTATGAACAAGGAATAAATATTTCATTTCAAGAGCAAGGAGTCAGTGGAGTTGCCACATACCTGTCAGGAACAGGTAAACCAACCGGACTCACTGGTAGTAATTACAAATATGGCACTTATAACCATGATTTAAGCATTGGAAATACTTCACCCAAATGGGATGATTACACAGGAAATTTGAGTAAGCAAGAAGAACAGTTACAGAAAATTATTACGCAAAAATATCTGGCACTATATCCGAACGCTGTGGAAGCCTGGACCGAATATCGCAGAACCGGTTTCCCATATTTAATGAAACCTATGGATGAAGCTGCTCCTGGAAGAATTGGCGCCTCAATAGAAGATTGCAGAGTTCCTGAACGCTTTAGATTTGCTCCTACAGCCTATAATTCCAATCCTAATATGGCTGAAATTCCAACATTGCTGGGAGGTGGAGATATAGGAGCTACTAAATTATGGTGGGTACGTTCAAACAGGCCCAAACAACCTAATCAGTAA
- a CDS encoding SusD/RagB family nutrient-binding outer membrane lipoprotein, giving the protein MKKNKIIKKFAKLSVYTLLVALGTGCTDKFEEYNTNPFGPKPDQMLGDNAITGSLIKSMIPALVQGQQNNSQMLDQMIGSEYGGEITCIAQWGNGGNYYTYNPRVGWYGNMFDTTMPQIYTGYFQIRDLSDGKGLAYQWAQILRVAASLKISDCYGPIPYSQITGTAFTVEYDNMEDLYKHMFDDLDEAISAFKVAVLGNEDMSSLSEYDLVFNGDFNKWVKFANSLKLRMAMRISSVSPALAKEKAEEAVSDVIGVMTSASDAAYSKYNDGMNPYYRVTSSWNEIRISANITSYLSGYNDPRLAKYASEADASIGGGQIGVRNGIYQSATTQANYTKFSRLNIGIDDELLIMSASEAYFLRAEAALMYKWNMGGTPKELYDAGVTVSMEERKATIGDYLKSEKVPAAYSDPSDSGKDIAAVSTVTPKYNESASVTENLERILIQKWIANFPNGWETWADIRRTGYPKLFPIVNNLNTDGVTVQRGMRRLPFPQSEYNTNNANVKAAVSMLGGADNSATDLWWAKKN; this is encoded by the coding sequence ATGAAAAAGAATAAGATAATAAAGAAGTTTGCAAAACTGTCTGTGTATACTTTGTTAGTAGCACTAGGAACAGGTTGTACCGATAAATTTGAAGAGTATAATACAAATCCCTTTGGACCTAAACCTGACCAAATGCTGGGTGATAATGCAATCACCGGATCATTGATTAAAAGCATGATTCCTGCATTAGTACAAGGACAACAGAACAATTCACAGATGTTGGATCAGATGATTGGATCTGAATATGGTGGAGAAATTACTTGTATCGCCCAATGGGGTAATGGAGGTAATTATTATACTTACAATCCAAGAGTTGGGTGGTATGGAAATATGTTTGATACTACTATGCCACAGATTTATACCGGATATTTCCAGATACGTGATCTTTCTGATGGCAAAGGATTGGCTTATCAATGGGCACAGATTCTTCGTGTGGCAGCTTCACTTAAAATTAGTGATTGTTATGGACCGATTCCTTATTCTCAAATTACAGGAACTGCTTTTACTGTAGAATATGACAATATGGAGGATCTTTATAAACACATGTTTGATGATTTGGATGAAGCGATTTCCGCTTTTAAAGTAGCAGTGTTAGGTAATGAAGATATGAGTTCTTTATCAGAATACGATCTTGTATTTAATGGAGATTTTAACAAATGGGTGAAATTTGCCAATTCTTTAAAGCTTCGTATGGCAATGCGCATTTCTAGTGTTTCTCCAGCACTTGCCAAGGAGAAAGCAGAAGAAGCTGTTTCTGATGTAATTGGTGTGATGACATCTGCATCAGATGCTGCATATAGTAAATATAATGACGGTATGAATCCATATTATCGTGTTACTTCTTCATGGAATGAAATTCGTATCAGTGCTAATATCACTTCATATTTAAGCGGTTATAATGATCCTCGTTTGGCTAAATATGCATCAGAAGCAGATGCTTCTATCGGTGGAGGACAAATAGGAGTGCGAAATGGTATTTACCAAAGTGCTACAACTCAGGCAAATTATACAAAATTCTCCCGCCTGAATATTGGTATAGATGATGAATTGCTCATTATGTCTGCATCTGAAGCTTATTTTTTACGTGCAGAAGCTGCATTGATGTATAAATGGAATATGGGAGGAACTCCCAAAGAACTTTATGACGCAGGAGTGACAGTGTCTATGGAAGAACGTAAAGCTACTATTGGCGATTATTTGAAAAGTGAAAAGGTTCCTGCTGCTTACAGTGATCCTTCGGATTCAGGTAAGGATATAGCAGCAGTGTCAACTGTAACTCCGAAATATAATGAATCAGCAAGTGTTACAGAGAATTTGGAGCGTATTTTGATTCAGAAGTGGATTGCCAATTTTCCGAATGGTTGGGAAACGTGGGCTGACATTCGTCGTACAGGTTATCCTAAACTATTCCCTATCGTGAATAATCTGAATACAGATGGGGTGACAGTGCAGCGTGGTATGCGTCGTTTGCCTTTCCCTCAGTCAGAATATAATACGAATAATGCAAATGTGAAAGCAGCTGTATCAATGTTAGGTGGTGCAGATAACTCTGCCACAGATCTTTGGTGGGCTAAGAAAAATTAA
- a CDS encoding site-specific integrase, which produces MFKYSKDGVSVLTILDTRRAKINGLFPVKVQVVFRRKQKYYSTGKELSKEDWDRLLKAKSQLLMEVRTDIESSFSIIKQQVSELIQKGEFSFEILSIRLGRHTKEINLRTAFELKMKELEDNEQASTYLNYRSALKSLECFGGTNIPLDRITVEWLKHCERFWISNGKSYSSVSIYFRTLKCILNRAVRDGILKESSFPFGKNKYEIPEGHGRKLALTLPEIKRVMSFQDSTNELEEFRDLWFFSYLCNGINFMDLLFLQYSNIVDGEICFIRSKTSRTTKHSKEIRATITPEMWDIIHKWGNPNISPQTYIFKYAKGNEDAFEKIKLVRRIVTKCNRKLKKIAQGTGIAQLTTYTARHSFATVLKRGGAKTSYISESLGHSNLTVTENYLACFEKEERIRNARLLTNFDNKM; this is translated from the coding sequence ATGTTCAAATATTCAAAAGATGGAGTTTCTGTATTGACCATATTAGACACCAGAAGGGCTAAAATTAATGGATTATTTCCAGTTAAAGTTCAAGTCGTATTTAGGAGAAAGCAGAAATATTATTCTACGGGGAAAGAATTGTCAAAAGAAGACTGGGATAGATTGTTAAAGGCAAAAAGTCAGTTATTAATGGAGGTAAGGACTGATATCGAAAGTAGTTTTTCTATTATAAAACAACAAGTTAGCGAACTTATCCAAAAAGGAGAATTTAGTTTTGAAATATTGAGTATCAGACTTGGAAGGCATACGAAAGAAATCAATCTGCGTACAGCTTTCGAATTAAAGATGAAGGAATTAGAGGATAATGAGCAGGCAAGTACATATTTAAATTATCGAAGTGCTTTGAAGAGTTTAGAATGTTTTGGTGGTACCAATATTCCATTAGACAGAATTACTGTGGAGTGGCTGAAGCACTGTGAGCGGTTTTGGATTTCTAACGGTAAGAGCTATTCAAGTGTGAGTATTTATTTTCGAACCTTAAAGTGCATATTAAACCGTGCAGTACGAGATGGAATACTGAAAGAATCATCATTTCCTTTTGGAAAGAATAAATATGAAATACCAGAAGGACATGGTCGAAAGCTGGCTCTCACTCTTCCTGAGATAAAAAGAGTCATGTCTTTCCAGGATTCTACCAATGAATTAGAGGAATTTCGTGATTTATGGTTCTTCTCTTATTTATGTAATGGAATTAATTTTATGGATCTGTTATTTCTCCAGTACTCAAATATTGTAGATGGAGAAATCTGTTTTATACGTTCCAAAACATCCAGGACTACTAAACATAGTAAAGAAATACGTGCTACTATAACTCCTGAGATGTGGGATATCATTCATAAGTGGGGAAACCCTAATATAAGCCCACAAACCTATATTTTTAAATATGCCAAAGGGAATGAAGATGCTTTTGAAAAGATCAAATTAGTGCGTCGTATCGTTACTAAATGTAATAGAAAATTAAAAAAAATAGCCCAAGGTACAGGTATTGCTCAACTGACTACTTATACGGCAAGACATTCATTTGCGACAGTACTAAAACGTGGTGGAGCCAAAACGTCTTATATTTCAGAAAGTCTTGGTCACTCTAATTTAACTGTTACTGAGAATTATTTAGCATGTTTTGAAAAGGAAGAGAGGATTAGAAATGCTCGACTACTGACTAATTTCGATAATAAAATGTAA
- a CDS encoding SusC/RagA family TonB-linked outer membrane protein yields the protein MGEDTQTLDEVVVTALGIKREQKALSYNVQQVKGDELTNIKDANFINALSGKVAGVTINASSAGAGAAARVVMRGTKSLEKNDNALYVIDGIPMFNVNSGDNAGGTMNKQPGSNSVADINPEDIESMTILTGPSAAALYGSDASNGVILITTKKGTVGKVQISYSNSTSFSSPMMMPKFQNIYGNREGELGSWGSLMDTPSNFDPSDFFNTGMTEMNGFTLTTGTEQNQTYASVSTTNSTGILPNNAYNRYNFSIRNTAKFCDNKLSLDLGAQYIIQNNKNMVGSGQYFNPLVSLYLFPRGENFQEVQMYERYSEARNLMVQYWPESIFGTDLDMQNPYWIMNRMQNELSKRRYMFNASLKWDITDWVNVTGRVRVDNSDSDSYEKYYASTRGTFTESSSKGYYGHTKQNDRSVYADVMASINKNFFDDKLSLNATVGASINDIQEDAMYLKGGLEQIPNFFHYGNINVNTSKRNESKWHDQVQSVFASAELGWNHQLYLTVTGRNDWASQLAFTSKGSYFYPSVGLSWLVSESVKLPKAISYLKVRGSWAEVASSPNRYLTQMQYTYNEQTNTYEYPASHYNTNLKPENTKSWELGVNAKFLGNRINLDMTFYRSNTFNQTFYVDASASSGYKNNIVQTGNIQNQGIELALGYSDTFDKVKVSTNFTYTLNQNKIVSLANGAINPETGEAIEMEYYSKGTLGTSGGPTLRLYENGSMGDIYINQRLRQSPNGYIWKDPSNGSLAIENTEYRKVGSILPKYYLGWNGSVAWKGWNLGFAFTGRFGGLVVSDTQAMIDKYGVSESSAVARQAGGVWVGDSKVDAEEYYSKVTTAVGTYYTYSATNIRLSELSLSYQLPKTWFKNHVNMTLGLTGKNLWMIYCKAPYDPESTSSVTSNFYQGVDYFQQPSLRSLGFNVKLTF from the coding sequence ATGGGTGAAGACACGCAAACCTTGGACGAAGTAGTAGTTACTGCGTTGGGTATCAAACGTGAACAAAAAGCGTTGAGTTATAATGTACAGCAAGTAAAGGGAGATGAATTGACTAATATAAAGGATGCTAACTTTATTAATGCTTTATCAGGAAAAGTAGCTGGCGTAACAATAAATGCTTCTTCAGCCGGTGCTGGGGCTGCGGCTCGTGTAGTTATGCGTGGTACAAAGTCTTTGGAGAAAAATGATAATGCACTTTATGTTATTGATGGTATTCCAATGTTTAATGTAAATTCAGGAGATAATGCTGGAGGTACGATGAACAAACAGCCAGGATCTAATAGCGTAGCTGATATTAATCCTGAAGATATTGAGAGCATGACAATTTTAACAGGACCTTCCGCTGCAGCCTTGTATGGTTCGGATGCTTCTAATGGAGTTATTCTTATCACTACTAAAAAAGGTACTGTAGGAAAAGTGCAAATTTCTTATAGTAATAGTACAAGTTTTTCATCTCCGATGATGATGCCGAAGTTTCAGAATATTTATGGTAATCGTGAAGGAGAGTTAGGCAGTTGGGGGAGCTTGATGGATACTCCTAGCAACTTTGATCCATCTGACTTCTTCAATACGGGAATGACGGAGATGAATGGTTTCACGTTGACCACTGGTACTGAACAAAATCAAACTTACGCATCTGTCTCTACTACAAACTCTACAGGTATCTTACCTAATAATGCTTATAACCGCTATAATTTCTCTATTCGTAATACCGCTAAATTCTGTGATAATAAGTTGAGTCTTGATTTGGGAGCTCAATATATTATTCAAAATAATAAGAATATGGTAGGTAGTGGACAATATTTTAATCCCTTGGTATCTCTTTATCTTTTTCCACGAGGTGAAAACTTTCAGGAAGTACAGATGTATGAACGCTATAGTGAGGCTCGAAACCTTATGGTACAATATTGGCCGGAATCTATATTTGGTACTGATTTGGATATGCAAAACCCATATTGGATTATGAATCGAATGCAGAATGAGCTTTCTAAACGTCGTTATATGTTTAATGCTAGTCTGAAATGGGATATAACAGATTGGGTGAATGTAACAGGGCGAGTACGTGTGGATAATTCAGATAGCGATAGTTATGAAAAGTATTATGCTAGTACACGAGGTACTTTTACAGAAAGTAGTTCTAAAGGTTATTATGGACATACTAAACAAAATGATCGGTCTGTTTATGCTGATGTAATGGCTAGCATAAATAAGAATTTCTTTGATGACAAACTTTCATTGAATGCAACTGTTGGTGCTTCTATTAATGATATTCAGGAAGATGCTATGTATCTAAAGGGAGGATTGGAGCAAATTCCTAATTTCTTCCATTATGGCAATATTAATGTCAATACTTCCAAGCGTAATGAATCAAAATGGCATGATCAAGTACAAAGTGTTTTTGCAAGTGCAGAATTAGGATGGAATCATCAATTGTATTTGACTGTCACTGGGCGTAATGACTGGGCATCTCAATTAGCTTTTACCAGCAAAGGTTCCTACTTTTATCCGTCTGTTGGTCTGTCATGGCTTGTTAGTGAATCTGTAAAGCTACCAAAAGCTATTTCTTATTTGAAAGTTCGTGGTTCGTGGGCGGAGGTCGCTTCTTCCCCTAATCGATACCTTACCCAAATGCAATATACTTATAATGAGCAAACAAATACATATGAATATCCTGCAAGTCATTATAATACTAATCTGAAACCAGAAAATACAAAATCATGGGAACTAGGCGTCAATGCTAAATTCCTTGGCAACCGTATTAATTTAGATATGACCTTCTATCGTTCTAATACCTTCAATCAGACATTCTATGTTGATGCATCGGCTTCATCTGGATATAAGAATAATATTGTGCAGACTGGTAATATTCAGAATCAGGGTATTGAGCTGGCTTTAGGATATTCTGATACATTTGATAAAGTGAAGGTATCTACAAATTTCACTTACACTCTTAATCAAAACAAGATCGTTAGTTTAGCGAATGGTGCCATCAATCCGGAAACCGGCGAAGCTATCGAAATGGAGTATTACTCAAAAGGAACATTGGGAACTAGTGGTGGTCCGACTTTAAGACTCTATGAAAACGGATCAATGGGAGATATTTATATCAATCAGCGTTTGCGTCAGTCTCCTAATGGATATATTTGGAAAGACCCCTCTAATGGAAGTTTGGCTATTGAAAATACGGAATACCGCAAGGTTGGCTCTATTCTTCCTAAATATTATTTGGGATGGAATGGTAGTGTTGCTTGGAAGGGATGGAATCTTGGATTTGCATTCACCGGGCGTTTTGGAGGATTAGTTGTATCGGATACACAAGCCATGATTGATAAATATGGTGTATCTGAAAGTTCTGCAGTTGCTCGTCAGGCAGGCGGTGTATGGGTTGGAGACAGTAAAGTGGATGCTGAGGAATATTATAGTAAAGTAACTACTGCTGTTGGTACTTATTATACATATAGTGCAACGAATATTCGCCTTTCTGAACTGAGCTTGAGCTACCAACTTCCTAAAACATGGTTCAAAAATCATGTAAATATGACACTGGGGCTTACAGGAAAGAATTTATGGATGATTTATTGTAAAGCACCTTATGATCCGGAAAGTACATCTTCTGTCACTAGTAATTTCTATCAGGGGGTTGACTATTTTCAACAACCTAGTTTGAGAAGTCTCGGATTTAATGTCAAACTAACATTCTAG